In Archangium violaceum, the following are encoded in one genomic region:
- a CDS encoding GDP-mannose 4,6-dehydratase: MKVQGAKVLVTGAGGFIGSHLVEALVARGAEVTAMVHYDARPDLANLEFAPAAVRSKIKVVSGNIEDPFFVSSAVAGQDVVFHLAALIAIPYSYVAPASYVRANVEGTLNVLEAARTHKVSRVVHTSTSETYGTALYTPIDEKHPLQGQSPYSASKIGADKLAESYFLSFGLPVATIRPFNTFGPRQSARAVIPTIISQALSSAPVVKLGSLTPVRDLNYVADTVEGFISVAESDKALGEVVNVGSGKAISIGELAKLILRLAGVNKEIVCETERTRPEKSEVMTLLADSRKAEALTGWKTRVGLEQGLRETIEFIRNHADRFRPDVYNR; encoded by the coding sequence GTGAAAGTGCAGGGTGCGAAGGTTCTGGTGACGGGGGCGGGTGGCTTCATCGGGAGCCACCTGGTGGAGGCGCTGGTCGCGCGCGGTGCCGAGGTCACGGCCATGGTGCACTACGATGCCCGGCCGGATCTCGCCAACCTGGAGTTCGCGCCCGCCGCGGTGCGCTCGAAGATCAAGGTCGTCTCCGGCAACATCGAGGATCCGTTCTTCGTGTCCTCCGCGGTGGCCGGCCAGGACGTGGTGTTCCACCTGGCGGCGTTGATCGCCATCCCGTACTCGTACGTGGCGCCGGCCAGCTACGTGCGCGCCAACGTGGAGGGCACGCTCAACGTCCTGGAGGCCGCGCGCACGCACAAGGTGTCGCGCGTCGTCCATACCTCCACCTCCGAGACTTACGGCACCGCGCTCTACACGCCCATCGACGAGAAGCACCCGCTGCAGGGCCAGTCGCCCTACTCGGCGTCGAAGATCGGCGCGGACAAGCTGGCGGAGAGCTACTTCCTGAGCTTCGGCCTGCCGGTGGCCACCATCCGCCCGTTCAACACCTTCGGGCCGCGGCAGTCGGCGCGCGCCGTCATCCCCACCATCATCAGCCAGGCCCTGTCCTCCGCGCCGGTGGTGAAGCTGGGCTCGCTCACCCCGGTGCGCGACCTCAACTACGTGGCCGACACCGTGGAGGGCTTCATCTCCGTCGCCGAGAGCGACAAGGCCCTGGGCGAGGTGGTGAACGTGGGCTCCGGCAAGGCCATCAGCATTGGCGAGCTGGCCAAGCTGATCCTCCGCCTGGCGGGGGTGAACAAGGAGATCGTCTGCGAGACCGAGCGCACCCGCCCCGAGAAGAGCGAGGTGATGACGCTCCTGGCCGACTCCCGCAAGGCCGAGGCGCTCACCGGGTGGAAGACGCGCGTGGGGCTCGAGCAGGGCCTGCGCGAGACGATCGAGTTCATCCGCAACCACGCCGACCGCTTCCGGCCGGACGTCTACAACCGGTAG